A single Oncorhynchus nerka isolate Pitt River linkage group LG10, Oner_Uvic_2.0, whole genome shotgun sequence DNA region contains:
- the LOC115135887 gene encoding LOW QUALITY PROTEIN: dolichyl-diphosphooligosaccharide--protein glycosyltransferase subunit STT3A (The sequence of the model RefSeq protein was modified relative to this genomic sequence to represent the inferred CDS: inserted 1 base in 1 codon): protein MTKLGFLRLSYEKQDTLLKLLILSMAAILSFSTRLFSVLRFESVIHEFDPYFNYRTTRFLVEEGFYNFHNWFDDRAWYPLGRIIGGTIYPGLMITSAALYHVLNFFHITIDIRNVCVFLAPLFSSFTAIVTYHFTKELKDAGAGLLAAAMIAVVPGYISRSVAGSYDNEGIAIFCMLLTYYMWIKAVNTGSIYWSSMCALAYFYMVSSWGGYVFLINLIPLHVLVLMLTGRFSHRIYVAYCTVYCLGTILSMQISFVGFQPVQSSEHMAAXGVFGLCQIHAFVDYLRSKLNTQQFEVLFKSVISLVGFVLLSVGTVLMLTGKISPWTGRFYSLLDPSYAKNNIPIIASVSEHQPTTWSSYYFDLQLLVFMFPVGLYYCFNNLSDARIFIIMYGVTSMYFSAVMVRLMLVLAPVMCILSGIGVSQVLTTYMKNLDISRPDKKSKKQQDSTYPIKNEVASGMILVMTFFLITYTFHSTWVTSEAYSSPSIVLSARGGDGSRIIFDDFREAYYWLRHNTPEDAKVMSWWDYGYQITAMANRTILVDNNTWNNTHISRVGQAMASTEEKAYEIMRELDVSYVLVIFGGLTGYSSDDINKFLWMVRIGGSTDTGKHIKEHDYYTPTGEFRVDREGSPVLLNCLMYKMCYYRFGQVYTEAKRPPGYDRVRNAEIGNKDFELDVLEEAYTTEHWLVRIYKVKDLDNRGLSRT, encoded by the exons ATGACGAAGTTGGGCTTCTTGCGGCTATCCTATGAAAAACAGGATACGCTGCTGAAGCTGCTCATCCTGTCTATGGCTGCAATCCTCT CCTTTTCCACCAGGCTTTTCTCTGTGTTGAGGTTTGAGAGTGTCATCCATGAGTTTGATCC GTACTTCAACTACCGGACAACACGTTTCTTGGTAGAGGAGGGATTCTACAACTTTCATAACTGGTTTGATGACCGGGCATGGTACCCTCTGGGGAGGATCATCGGTGGCACCATTTACCCAG GCCTGATGATCACATCTGCTGCCCTGTACCACGTCCTGAACTTCTTCCACATCACCATCGACATCCGTAACGTCTGTGTTTTCCTGGCTCCCCttttctcctccttcactgccaTTGTCACCTACCACTTTACCAAGGAGCTCAAG GATGCAGGTGCTGGACTCTTGGCTGCCGCCATGATAGCAGTGGTACCTGGCTACATTTCCCGTTCTGTTGCCGGCTCCTATGACAATGAAG GTATTGCTATATTTTGCATGCTGCTGACATACTACATGTGGATCAAGGCAGTCAATACAGGCTCCATCTACTGGTCCTCCATGTGTGCCCTGGCTTACTTTTATATG GTGTCCTCCTGGGGTGGCTATGTGTTCCTGATCAACCTCATCCCCCTCCACGTGCTTGTCCTCATGCTCACCGGCCGCTTCTCCCACCGTATTTACGTGGCCTACTGCACTGTCTACTGCCTGGGAACCATCCTCTCCATGCAGATCTCTTTCGTCGGCTTTCAG CCTGTGCAGTCGTCTGAGCACATGGCAG TTGGGGTGTTTGGCCTGTGTCAGATCCATGCCTTTGTGGACTACCTGCGCAGCAAGCTGAACACTCAACAGTTTGAGGTCCTCTTCAAGAGCGTAATCTCCCTGGTGGGCTTCGTCCTGCTTTCTGTGGGCACCGTGCTCATGCTGACCG GGAAGATCTCACCCTGGACTGGTCGTTTCTACTCGCTGCTGGACCCGTCCTATGCCAAGAACAACATCCCCATCATCGCCTCTGTGTCTGAGCACCAGCCCACCACCTGGTCCTCCTACTACTTTGACCTGCAGCTGCTTGTCTTCATGTTCCCAG TGGGTCTGTATTACTGCTTCAACAACTTGTCTGATGCCAGGATCTTCATCATTATGTACGGAGTCACCAGCATGTACTTCTCAGCTGTCATG GTGCGTCTGATGCTGGTCCTGGCCCCAGTCATGTGCATCCTGTCAGGCATTGGTGtgtcccaggtcctcaccacctACATGAAGAACCTGGATATCAGTCGGCCAGACAAGAAGAGCAAGAAGCAGCAGGACTCCACCTACCCTATCAAGAACGAG GTGGCCAGCGGGATGATTCTGGTCATGACCTTCTTCCTCATCACCTACACCTTCCACTCCACCTGGGTGACCAGCGAGGcctactcctccccctccatcgtCCTGTCAGCCCGCGGCGGAGACGGCAGCCGCATCATCTTTGATGACTTCAGAGAGGCCTACTACTGGCTCCGCCACAACACCCCAGAGGATGCTAAAGTGATGTCATGGTGGGATTACGGCTATCAGATAACAGCCATGGCTAATCGAACAATTCTAGTGGACAACAACACATGGAACAACACGCACATCTCCAGAGTTGGCCAG GCTATGGCGTCCACCGAGGAGAAGGCCTATGAGATCATGCGAGAGCTGGATGTCAGCTACGTCCTGGTCATTTTTGGTGGACTGACGGGATACTCCTCAGACG ACATTAACAAGTTTCTGTGGATGGTGCGCATTGGGGGCAGCACAGACACAGGGAAGCACATCAAGGAGCACGACTACTACACCCCCACTGGAGAGTTCCGTGTGGACCGTGAGGGCTCCCCTGTCCTGCTCAACTGCCTTATGTACAAGATGTGCTACTACCGCTTCGGCCAGGTCTACACAGAGGCCA AGCGTCCCCCTGGCTATGATCGAGTGAGAAATGCTGAGATCGGCAACAAGGACTTTGAGCTGGATGTACTGGAGGAGGCCTACACTACAGAGCACTGGCTGGTCAGGATATACAAG GTGAAAGACCTGGATAACCGAGGGCTATCACGGACGTAA
- the LOC115135888 gene encoding cytoskeleton-associated protein 2-like isoform X2, with amino-acid sequence MATVTRKNTNLKTGNKENAKPTSGSTKCLITRAAPTKTVAVQSAPLHSKSNKKDLGKGEEALKKVKTEQKDVMATTTGDTKRRNTFSQAFLTKQAVRQRKLVADAPKPPATVPAKPGTYKGKVVQSKISSFRKPSGLGGGLESKAAVKTAVPKAKSQKPGNLTKSKSVADLPGRGTFKPPQSCQPSRSKSVSNGPPPVSKCPVPAIRRPTGVHSVVPPFRTAPFTTACPSSTRSAMTSKGKELPQGTKPKMTVATDKKVHKIPVASTRSQYRANTETAEERRTKLAEWLASKGKTLKRPPISAVAPPKSKLFVQPEPEVHPESTAVSQLKTNVAPQPVDQESQQPVDEPEPTVRLKHDQVVIEQEAACASTPLTMNITLDLLDNSDTDFLPVDPEIVVNLRDALEKPSACVDDPNEKRDESKEKMVERLTNKEFEERNESPVNKDVEVKCEVGEGASEQKVRKGYIDEVHDDGDCLMETTPEADGTSVVKYSVKTTPYLQSVKRKIDGEACASGSRRKSTIKDLKFLTPVRRSCRIQRTASRLPGMLTDHDTCVSSLAELVKLDDDANAYIYRRNPALLADLPDHPKDLERF; translated from the exons ATGGCCACAGTTACAAGAAAGAACACCAACTTAAAAACG GGCAACAAAGAGAATGCCAAACCAACAAGTGGATCCACTAAGTGTTTAATTACCCGAGCTGCTCCTACTAAAACAGTGGCTGTGCAATCTGCCCCTCTGCATTCCAAGAGCAATAAAAAGGACttgggaaagggagaggaggctCTAAAGAAGGTCAAGACGGAGCAGAAAGATGTGATGGCAACAACCACTGGTGATACGAAGAGACGCAACACCTTCAGCCAAGCCTTCCTCACCAAACAGGCTGTCAGACAGAGAAAGCTGGTTGCAGACGCCCCAAAGCCTCCAGCTACCGTCCCTGCCAAACCTGGCACATACAAAGGCAAGGTTGTCCAATCTAAAATAAGCTCCTTCAGGAAGCCTAGTGGCCTGGGGGGAGGGCTAGAAAGCAAAGCAGCTGTGAAGACCGCTGTGCCCAAAGCTAAGAGCCAAAAGCCTGGAAATTTGACAAAGTCCAAATCCGTTGCTGATTTGCCTGGCCGTGGCACGTTTAAGCCCCCACAATCATGTCAACCCTCAAGATCCAAGTCTGTGTCCAATGGGCCTCCTCCAGTCTCCAAGTGTCCAGTCCCAGCTATACGCCGTCCCACGGGCGTTCACTCTGTAGTCCCTCCTTTCAGAACTGCTCCATTTACCACAGCTTGCCCAAGCTCCACTAGGTCTGCCATGACATCTAAGGGGAAAGAGCTACCGCAGGGCACCAAGCCTAAGATGACAGTGGCAACTGACAAGAAGGTTCACAAGATTCCAGTTGCCAGCACCCGAAGCCAGTACAGGGCTAACACAGAGACTGCTGAAGAGAGAAG GACAAAGCTGGCAGAGTGGCTGGCATCCAAGGGAAAGACTCTGAAGAGGCCTCCCATATCAGCAGTGGCACCCCCAAAGTCTAAGCTATTTGTGCAGCCAGAGCCTGAAGTGCACCCAGAATCCACAGCTGTCTCTCAACTAAAGACCAATGTTGCGCCTCAGCCCGTTGACCAGGAGTCACAACAACCCGTTGATGAGCCTGAACCGACTGTTCGGCTTAAACACGACCAGGTGGTCATTGAACAGGAGGCAGCCTGTGCCTCAACTCCACTGACAATGAACATAACATTGGACCTGCTTGACAACTCTGATACAGATTTTCTTCCTGTTGATCCAGAG ATTGTGGTCAACCTTCGTGATGCATTGGAGAAGCCCTCAGCATGTGTGGATG ACCCAAATGAGAAAAGGGATGAATCTAAAGAGAAAATGGTGGAGAGACTGACAAATAAGGAATTTGAAGAAAGGAATGAGTCTCCTGTGAATAAGGATGTTGAAGTGAAATGTGAAGTGGGTGAGGGAGCTTCAGAGCAGAAAGTAAGGAAGGGTTATATTGATGAAGTTCATGACGACGGCGACTGTTTGATGGAGACGACACCAGAGGCAGATGGTACATCGGTGGTGAAATACAGTGTGAAGACAACTCCATACCTGCAAAG TGTTAAGAGAAAAATTGACGGTGAGGCATGTGCAAGTGGTTCCAGGCGAAAGAGCACCATCAAGGATCTGAAGTTTCTGACACCAGTCCGTCGTTCCTGTCGCATCCAGCGAACGGCATCCCGCCTGCCTGGGATGCTAACAGACCATGACACCTGTGTGTCCTCGCTGGCTGAGCTGGTGAAGCTGGACGACGATGCCAATGCCTACATCTACAGGAGGAACCCTGCCCTTCTGGCAGACCTGCCTGACCATCCCAAAGACCTGGAGAGGTTCTGA
- the LOC115135888 gene encoding cytoskeleton-associated protein 2-like isoform X1 has protein sequence MATVTRKNTNLKTGNKENAKPTSGSTKCLITRAAPTKTVAVQSAPLHSKSNKKDLGKGEEALKKVKTEQKDVMATTTGDTKRRNTFSQAFLTKQAVRQRKLVADAPKPPATVPAKPGTYKGKVVQSKISSFRKPSGLGGGLESKAAVKTAVPKAKSQKPGNLTKSKSVADLPGRGTFKPPQSCQPSRSKSVSNGPPPVSKCPVPAIRRPTGVHSVVPPFRTAPFTTACPSSTRSAMTSKGKELPQGTKPKMTVATDKKVHKIPVASTRSQYRANTETAEERRTKLAEWLASKGKTLKRPPISAVAPPKSKLFVQPEPEVHPESTAVSQLKTNVAPQPVDQESQQPVDEPEPTVRLKHDQVVIEQEAACASTPLTMNITLDLLDNSDTDFLPVDPEIVVNLRDALEKPSACVDEDPNEKRDESKEKMVERLTNKEFEERNESPVNKDVEVKCEVGEGASEQKVRKGYIDEVHDDGDCLMETTPEADGTSVVKYSVKTTPYLQSVKRKIDGEACASGSRRKSTIKDLKFLTPVRRSCRIQRTASRLPGMLTDHDTCVSSLAELVKLDDDANAYIYRRNPALLADLPDHPKDLERF, from the exons ATGGCCACAGTTACAAGAAAGAACACCAACTTAAAAACG GGCAACAAAGAGAATGCCAAACCAACAAGTGGATCCACTAAGTGTTTAATTACCCGAGCTGCTCCTACTAAAACAGTGGCTGTGCAATCTGCCCCTCTGCATTCCAAGAGCAATAAAAAGGACttgggaaagggagaggaggctCTAAAGAAGGTCAAGACGGAGCAGAAAGATGTGATGGCAACAACCACTGGTGATACGAAGAGACGCAACACCTTCAGCCAAGCCTTCCTCACCAAACAGGCTGTCAGACAGAGAAAGCTGGTTGCAGACGCCCCAAAGCCTCCAGCTACCGTCCCTGCCAAACCTGGCACATACAAAGGCAAGGTTGTCCAATCTAAAATAAGCTCCTTCAGGAAGCCTAGTGGCCTGGGGGGAGGGCTAGAAAGCAAAGCAGCTGTGAAGACCGCTGTGCCCAAAGCTAAGAGCCAAAAGCCTGGAAATTTGACAAAGTCCAAATCCGTTGCTGATTTGCCTGGCCGTGGCACGTTTAAGCCCCCACAATCATGTCAACCCTCAAGATCCAAGTCTGTGTCCAATGGGCCTCCTCCAGTCTCCAAGTGTCCAGTCCCAGCTATACGCCGTCCCACGGGCGTTCACTCTGTAGTCCCTCCTTTCAGAACTGCTCCATTTACCACAGCTTGCCCAAGCTCCACTAGGTCTGCCATGACATCTAAGGGGAAAGAGCTACCGCAGGGCACCAAGCCTAAGATGACAGTGGCAACTGACAAGAAGGTTCACAAGATTCCAGTTGCCAGCACCCGAAGCCAGTACAGGGCTAACACAGAGACTGCTGAAGAGAGAAG GACAAAGCTGGCAGAGTGGCTGGCATCCAAGGGAAAGACTCTGAAGAGGCCTCCCATATCAGCAGTGGCACCCCCAAAGTCTAAGCTATTTGTGCAGCCAGAGCCTGAAGTGCACCCAGAATCCACAGCTGTCTCTCAACTAAAGACCAATGTTGCGCCTCAGCCCGTTGACCAGGAGTCACAACAACCCGTTGATGAGCCTGAACCGACTGTTCGGCTTAAACACGACCAGGTGGTCATTGAACAGGAGGCAGCCTGTGCCTCAACTCCACTGACAATGAACATAACATTGGACCTGCTTGACAACTCTGATACAGATTTTCTTCCTGTTGATCCAGAG ATTGTGGTCAACCTTCGTGATGCATTGGAGAAGCCCTCAGCATGTGTGGATG AAGACCCAAATGAGAAAAGGGATGAATCTAAAGAGAAAATGGTGGAGAGACTGACAAATAAGGAATTTGAAGAAAGGAATGAGTCTCCTGTGAATAAGGATGTTGAAGTGAAATGTGAAGTGGGTGAGGGAGCTTCAGAGCAGAAAGTAAGGAAGGGTTATATTGATGAAGTTCATGACGACGGCGACTGTTTGATGGAGACGACACCAGAGGCAGATGGTACATCGGTGGTGAAATACAGTGTGAAGACAACTCCATACCTGCAAAG TGTTAAGAGAAAAATTGACGGTGAGGCATGTGCAAGTGGTTCCAGGCGAAAGAGCACCATCAAGGATCTGAAGTTTCTGACACCAGTCCGTCGTTCCTGTCGCATCCAGCGAACGGCATCCCGCCTGCCTGGGATGCTAACAGACCATGACACCTGTGTGTCCTCGCTGGCTGAGCTGGTGAAGCTGGACGACGATGCCAATGCCTACATCTACAGGAGGAACCCTGCCCTTCTGGCAGACCTGCCTGACCATCCCAAAGACCTGGAGAGGTTCTGA
- the LOC115135889 gene encoding 52 kDa repressor of the inhibitor of the protein kinase-like, with protein MSNCCAAPNCTTRSNESASPLFRFPSDTERCKQWVDNCHCKDLEDKTPDQLNRHYRLCVNHFEPSMICKASPYRTKLKDNATPTIFDLTSHPNNPQCRQRKRIKELSKAEAGQMKERKKDSADQSKTNTNYAEGQDDPETNDTTQLTSKEKEHREYLKSLFEVIVVLGKQNIPLNRHTKEVQEDKCLAPSNFKALLEYRMNAGGDDTLRKRFEMSAMNAECCTFTQQMQMMEVCESCIREELLREVREVRFFSLVTDDVVEISGESHLPMFLRFLDQANCLREDFVGFLPFEGEDETLMERLLTEVTKKWGLNMDYCRGQAHFSSGVHSSKIKAIATKLTEMYPTAVYTPRSTCALNASLASGVALTGVQIVMSTFKKIESFFNEASSLQLELENAISIFYQGNEEKANDLKEACRTNWTVRHDAFEVAVDVLESLLLCMDSVHDNEDLRWSDQVTNDALEISEALADFEFVATLVVLKNTLSFTRAFGKNLQGPTMDVYFAANSLTAVLHSLNEVSDNIDVYHEFWFEEAVNLAAALEIPVKVPRLYLRKHHAESGTEIQPESYFKEHLTAPVVSHVINELNDLFSENHLNALRCLTLVPAVMGQLKFNTSEENNVEMYRNDLPNADTLPTELHCWRVKWKHRGKVTLPSTVHETLQLAEVKFFPNVLAFLRVLCNLPVLSLDVDGDVSRKRFQMYLENTPDKHRSKSLAFLNIHYNARHDLDIMVDSYIKMYPENESHEQVCQPVD; from the exons ATGTCGAACTGTTGCGCAGCACCGAATTGCACCACAAGAAGCAATGAGTCAGCATCGCCATTATTCAGGTTTCCAAGCGACACTGAAAG ATGCAAGCAGTGGGTGGACAACTGCCATTGCAAGGATCTTGAAGATAAAACACCTGACCAGCTAAACAGACACTACAGACTTTGTGTTAACCACTTTGAACCATCCATGATTTGTAAAGCA AGTCCTTACAGGACAAAGCTGAAGGATAATGCCACACCAACCATCTTTGATTTAACAAGCCACCCCAATAATCCACAATGTAGGCAACGCAAGAGGATTAAAGAGCTG AGTAAAGCTGAAGCAGGACAAATGAAAGAGAGGAAAA AGGACTCGGCGGACCAGTCAAAAACGAACACAAATTATGCGGAAGGTCAAGATGACCCTGAGACAAACGACACCACCCAGCTGACCTCTAAGGAGAAGGAGCATAGAGAATACCTCAAATCACTATTTGAAGTTATTGTAGTATTGGGCAAACAAAACATACCTCTGAATAGACATACCAAGGAGGTGCAGGAGGACAAGTGCCTTGCTCCGAGCAACTTCAAGGCATTGTTGGAGTACCGAATGAATGCTGGTGGTGACGACACTCTTAGGAAAAGGTTTGAGATGAGTGCTATGAACGCAGAGTGCTGCACCTTCACCCAGCAGATGCAGATGATGGAGGTCTGTGAGAGTTGCATCCGTGAGGAGCTCTTACGGGAAGTCCGAGAGGTTCGCTTCTTCTCATTAGTCACTGACGATGTGGTTGAAATCTCTGGCGAGAGCCACCTCCCCATGTTCTTGCGTTTTTTGGACCAGGCCAACTGCTTGCGGGAGGATTTTGTGGGATTCCTTCCATTTGAGGGAGAAGATGAGACCCTGATGGAGAGGCTGCTGACTGAGGTGACAAAGAAGTGGGGTTTAAATATGGACTACTGTAGAGGGCAGGCCCACTTCAGCTCCGGTGTGCATTCCAGCAAAATAAAAGCCATTGCAACCAAACTCACAGAGATGTACCCCACAGCAGTGTACACACCAAGATCCACCTGTGCCTTAAATGCCTCACTGGCAAGTGGAGTGGCTTTGACAGGCGTTCAGATTGTCATGTCTACTTTCAAGAAGATTGAGTCTTTTTTCAATGAAGCTTCTTCACTGCAATTGGAGTTGGAGAATGCCATCTCCATTTTCTACCAGGGTAATGAAGAGAAGGCCAATGATCTGAAAGAGGCCTGCCGTACCAACTGGACAGTGAGACATGATGCATTTGAGGTAGCAGTCGATGTCCTGGAATCTCTTCTGCTCTGCATGGATAGTGTTCACGACAATGAAGATCTGAGGTGGAGTGACCAAGTCACAAATGATGCCTTGGAGATATCAGAGGCTCTGGCTGATTTTGAGTTTGTTGCAACATTGGTTGTGCTGAAAAACACCCTGTCATTCACAAGAGCCTTTGGGAAGAACTTGCAAGGGCCAACGATGGATGTCTACTTTGCTGCCAACAGCTTGACTGCTGTGTTGCACTCGCTGAACGAGGTCTCtgacaacattgatgtataccaTGAGTTCTGGTTTGAAGAGGCTGTTAACTTAGCCGCTGCACTGGAAATCCCGGTCAAGGTTCCCAGGCTCTACTTGAGAAAGCACCACGCAGAATCTGGAACAGAGATCCAGCCTGAGAGCTACTTTAAAGAACACCTGACCGCCCCGGTGGTGAGCCACGTCATCAATGAACTGAACGACCTCTTCTCTGAAAACCACCTCAACGCCCTGAGATGTCTGACGCTCGTCCCTGCTGTCATGGGGCAGTTGAAGTTCAACACTTCTGAGGAGAACAACGTGGAGATGTACAGGAACGACCTTCCCAATGCAGACACTCTCCCCACTGAGCTGCACTGCTGGAGGGTGAAGTGGAAGCACAGGGGCAAGGTGACCCTGCCCTCCACCGTCCATGAGACGCTGCAGCTGGCTGAAGTGAAGTTCTTCCCCAACGTGCTTGCCTTCTTGAGGGTGCTCTGCAACCTGCCAGTCCTGAGCCTTGATGTTGATGGCGATGTTTCTCGTAAACGCTTTCAGATGTACCTAGAGAACACACCTGACAAACACAGGTCCAAGAGTCTGGCGTTTCTGAACATACATTATAATGCCAGACATGACCTGGATATCATGGTTGATAGTTACATTAAGATGTACCCTGAAAATGAAAGTCATGAGCAAGTATGCCAGCCTGTTGACTAA